CAATGCCCACGGAAACCGGAATCCCGGTCAAAATCCTCTCGGCCATCAACGATCCTCGCCAAAACGCTCGTGAAACAATCTCTCGATGCCGGCCGCCGCCGCCTCGGCATCATCCCCCCGGGCCTCCACGATTACCGAACTTCCCTTGCAGGCGGCCAGGGTCAGGATGTCCAGGATGCTCTTGGCGTCCACCTTCCGATCCCCGTGGCTTAAGGTCACGGAAGCCGAATACTTCTGGGCTTCACGGGCGATACTGGCCGCTGGGCGGGCGTGGACCCCCAGTTCGTTGACCACGGAGATGGTCCTCACGACTTCGCCCTGATTCCGGCCGACCGGAGGACATTGGCCAGATCCGGCCATTGCTTGGCCGGATTCGGATGCCTGCCCGGACTCGACAAAAGAAGGCTGGCAATGCTTCATTTCCATAACTCCAGAACCGTATCGAAACCGAGCCGGCTCTTGGCCAGCATGGGCCACAGCAAAGCCGCGCCGAGAAAGGCGGCCAGAAAAAATTCCCTGACCCTGTAATGCCGGGCACAAACCAGACTCAGAACGGGCAGGCCAATAGCGGCCAAGCACCAAGGAGCCCAGTGCCGGGACCAGGGCCAAATGGTGACCCAGATGGCCACCAAAACCAGGGCGTTGAGGATTTTGATCCGTCGGCCTGCATTGATCAGATTCCACTCACGAAGACGGCTCAAAAATGCCAAACCATGAACAAGCCCCTGATGGAAGGTGTAGATTCTGAAAATCTGCAGGGCCAGGAACCAGGATATTCCCCAGGCCAGGGGCAACGCCCTAAGCCCGCTCACCAGCATGAGCACCGTGGTCAGAGACCAGAAGACAAATAGGCTCCCGCCGAAAAACGAGTCGCCCACGGCCGAGAGGGTGTAAACCGTCGTTGTCTTAATCTTGGGCAAGGTCTTGGCCGGCAAAAGGCCCTTGGCGATTTTTTTTTCCAGATAAAGAAACACGCCCAAAAGAAGCGGAGTCCAGTATGGATGGGTGTTGTAGACCTGAAGGGCACGCTTTCTGGCCTGCTGCAGGGCATTGGGTTCGGCATGGATGGCCTTCAGCCCGGGATCAATGGCATAGGCCAAACCGACATTCTGAAGCCCCCTGGGGTTGAAGCAGGCCCCGATCAGGTAGGAGCGCAGAAAGACCTGGCTCAAATTTCTGATGTTCAGACCCGTCATTCAGCGTCTTTCCAGGAGCAAAGCGTACACCTCTCCCGATGACCAGCCGGGACAGCGGCCGGAAACGATCTTGGCCACAGCCCTGGGTCTGCCCCCTCTGGCCGTTTCCTCTCGCACCATATTCTCAACCAACTCCCTGGGAACACGTTCGGGCTTCTGTTCCGGGGGGGCCACCAAAACGGTGATCTCTCCGCGCAGCTCGTCGAGGCCTTTCAACTCTTGGCCAAGGACTCCGAAGATAAATTCTTCGTGCACCTTGGTCAATTCTCGAGCCAGACAAAAGCGGCGCGGTCCAAGAACCGGAAACAGGGTCTCCAGGGTTCTCGAAACCCTGTCCTTTCGCTCAAAAAAAGCCATGGTGGCCGACAGGCCGGCGTAGGGGAGAAACAGATCCCGGATCGCTCCGGGTCTTCTCGGCAAAAAACCGAGAAAGACAAAAGGCTGGGGAGGAAATCCGCTGGCCATCAGAGCCGCCACCGGAGCGCACGGCCCGGGTATGGGCACCACCTCGATACCTGCTTCCCGACAGGCCCGGACGATGACGAATCCCGGGTCCGAGACCAGAGGAGTTCCGGCGTCGCTGATCAGGGCCACGTCCTCCCTGGACAGCAGATCGAGCACGGCGGTCACCCTGGACTCCTCGTTATGTTCGTGGCTGCTGATAAGCCTCGGAGCCGGAATCTCCAACAGGTCGTAAAGATGTCTGGCCCGCCTGGTATCCTCGGCCAGAATCGTACTTACACGACTCAAGACCTCCCTGGCCCTGAAACTCAGATCACCAAGGTTGCCAAGAGGAGTGGCCACGACCCAGAGCCGCGGAGGCGTCGATGACATTCTTTTCATGCTCCATGGTCCGCCCTGTTCCGTGCATCAGCACGGAAACGAGGTCGAACCTGCAGGGCCTGGACCACCAATCCCGATCGTTCAGGAAATGAACCGCGGCCCGGATCAGGGACCTGGCCTTGTTCCGGTCCAAGGCCTGTCCGGGCAGACCGTGGACATTCGACGAACGTGTCTTGACCTCTACGAATACCACTTCATCGCCATCCACGCAGACGAAGTCGATCTCATAGCTGCCCTTGCGCCAGTTGCAGGCCACGATCTCGTAGCCGAGGCCAAGCAGATGCTTGAGGGCCAGCGCCTCTCCCTCCCGGCCCAGGTTCAGATGGGCAGGCATGGCTGCCCGATCCCCCTGTCCCGACGCACTCCCCGGAATGTCATCCGGTGTATGGGGCTCGGCCCAAGGGCCCGGACCCGCTCCAGATGCTCCCGTGTTCCATAGCCCTTGTGACCGGCCAGCCCGTAGCCTGGGTACCGGCGATCCAGGCTGACCATCAGACGGTCCCTAAAGGTCTTGGCCAGGATCGAGGCCGCAGAGATGGACCGAACCCGGGAGTCTCCCTTGACCAGAGCCCGGCAGGATTCTTCCAGGTCGGGGACCTGATTGCCGTCCACCAGCACCAGTTCAGGGCGAACATGAAGACACCGAACGGACCGGGTCATGGCTGTCAGACTGGCCTGCAGAATGTTGATCCGTTCGATCTCCCTGGGCCAGGACAATCCCAGCGCCCAGGCCAGAGCGATCCTCTTGATTTCCGTCTCCAGTCTGGCTCTGGCCCGTGCAGTCAGTGTCTTGGAGTCCCCCAGACCCTCCAGTCCGGAGAGGTCGGGAGGCAGAATCAC
This sequence is a window from Deltaproteobacteria bacterium. Protein-coding genes within it:
- a CDS encoding YraN family protein yields the protein MPAHLNLGREGEALALKHLLGLGYEIVACNWRKGSYEIDFVCVDGDEVVFVEVKTRSSNVHGLPGQALDRNKARSLIRAAVHFLNDRDWWSRPCRFDLVSVLMHGTGRTMEHEKNVIDASAALGRGHSSWQPW
- a CDS encoding HPr family phosphocarrier protein — protein: MAGSGQCPPVGRNQGEVVRTISVVNELGVHARPAASIAREAQKYSASVTLSHGDRKVDAKSILDILTLAACKGSSVIVEARGDDAEAAAAGIERLFHERFGEDR
- a CDS encoding 3-keto-L-gulonate transporter, whose amino-acid sequence is MTGLNIRNLSQVFLRSYLIGACFNPRGLQNVGLAYAIDPGLKAIHAEPNALQQARKRALQVYNTHPYWTPLLLGVFLYLEKKIAKGLLPAKTLPKIKTTTVYTLSAVGDSFFGGSLFVFWSLTTVLMLVSGLRALPLAWGISWFLALQIFRIYTFHQGLVHGLAFLSRLREWNLINAGRRIKILNALVLVAIWVTIWPWSRHWAPWCLAAIGLPVLSLVCARHYRVREFFLAAFLGAALLWPMLAKSRLGFDTVLELWK
- the rsmI gene encoding 16S rRNA (cytidine(1402)-2'-O)-methyltransferase, whose product is MSSTPPRLWVVATPLGNLGDLSFRAREVLSRVSTILAEDTRRARHLYDLLEIPAPRLISSHEHNEESRVTAVLDLLSREDVALISDAGTPLVSDPGFVIVRACREAGIEVVPIPGPCAPVAALMASGFPPQPFVFLGFLPRRPGAIRDLFLPYAGLSATMAFFERKDRVSRTLETLFPVLGPRRFCLARELTKVHEEFIFGVLGQELKGLDELRGEITVLVAPPEQKPERVPRELVENMVREETARGGRPRAVAKIVSGRCPGWSSGEVYALLLERR
- a CDS encoding ribonuclease HII, translating into MDRFDDLPALTAGVDEAGRGCLAGPVVAAAVILPPDLSGLEGLGDSKTLTARARARLETEIKRIALAWALGLSWPREIERINILQASLTAMTRSVRCLHVRPELVLVDGNQVPDLEESCRALVKGDSRVRSISAASILAKTFRDRLMVSLDRRYPGYGLAGHKGYGTREHLERVRALGPSPIHRMTFRGVRRDRGIGQPCLPI